In Hwangdonia lutea, a single window of DNA contains:
- a CDS encoding ribonucleoside-diphosphate reductase subunit alpha, which produces MSDYTNKTTAENLQQQEAGTSKFDELINARTEAIKEATKKPEIKWLTENSRKFLSSGYLTDNTTPEERIKEIALNAEKILKIDGFADKFYGYMAEGYYSLASPVWSNFGKKRGLPISCFGSHISDDMGDILYTQSEVGMMSKLGGGTSGYFGKLRHRGAPVKNNGESSGAVHIMQLFEKMVDVVSQGSVRRGRFSPYLPIEHQDIHEFLEIGTEGNPIQELTHGVTVGNQWMEEMIEGDTDKRAIWAKVLQRRGEIGYPYIFFRDNANNAAPEVYQEKKHEIYASNLCSEIMLPTNDRWSFVCVLSSINLLHYDKWKDTDAVETMVYFLDAVLEEFITKLEVYRDSTNRDDQQTFLFMEKAYNFAKENRALGMGALGWHSLLQSKMLSFDSQEAFNLNSEIFKTIGEKSKKASQELAKLYGEPEVLKGYGRRNTTLNAVAPTTSSAFILGQVSQGIEPIWSNSYVKDIAKIKTTIKNPFLVELLEEKGLNTSEIWKSIRDYDGSVQHLEELTDHEKEVFKTYSEIDQMTIIYQAANRQNHIDQGQSLNIMVHPDMPVKDINKLYVTAWKLGVKSLYYQHSMNAAQKFKQKKECTSCEG; this is translated from the coding sequence ATGAGCGACTACACCAACAAAACCACAGCAGAAAATTTACAACAACAAGAAGCAGGAACTTCAAAATTCGACGAATTAATTAATGCCAGAACCGAGGCTATAAAAGAGGCTACTAAAAAACCAGAAATTAAATGGTTAACAGAGAACAGTCGTAAGTTTTTATCATCAGGTTACTTAACAGACAATACAACACCCGAAGAGAGAATTAAGGAAATTGCGCTAAATGCAGAAAAAATATTAAAAATAGACGGTTTTGCAGATAAGTTTTATGGCTATATGGCCGAAGGCTATTATTCGTTGGCATCACCGGTTTGGTCTAACTTTGGTAAAAAAAGAGGTTTGCCCATTAGTTGTTTTGGTTCGCATATTTCCGATGATATGGGCGATATTCTTTACACTCAGTCCGAGGTAGGCATGATGTCTAAACTTGGAGGTGGAACTTCGGGGTATTTTGGCAAACTGAGACACCGAGGCGCGCCTGTAAAAAACAATGGTGAATCGTCGGGTGCGGTTCATATCATGCAACTTTTTGAAAAAATGGTGGATGTTGTAAGTCAGGGTTCTGTACGACGCGGTCGTTTTTCGCCATACCTTCCTATTGAGCATCAAGATATTCATGAGTTTTTAGAAATAGGAACAGAAGGAAACCCCATTCAAGAATTAACACACGGTGTTACCGTTGGAAACCAATGGATGGAAGAAATGATTGAAGGCGATACAGATAAAAGAGCTATTTGGGCTAAAGTGCTGCAACGCCGCGGTGAAATAGGTTATCCTTATATTTTCTTTAGAGACAATGCCAATAATGCTGCGCCGGAAGTATATCAGGAAAAAAAGCATGAAATCTACGCCAGTAATTTATGCTCGGAAATCATGTTGCCAACAAACGACAGATGGTCTTTTGTGTGCGTGCTATCTTCAATAAATTTATTGCATTACGATAAATGGAAAGATACCGATGCCGTTGAAACTATGGTGTACTTTTTAGATGCCGTTTTAGAAGAGTTTATTACCAAATTAGAAGTATACAGAGATTCTACAAATCGAGACGACCAGCAAACCTTTCTGTTTATGGAAAAGGCCTATAATTTTGCCAAAGAAAACAGAGCCTTAGGTATGGGCGCTTTGGGGTGGCACTCGTTATTGCAGTCTAAAATGTTGTCTTTTGATAGTCAAGAAGCTTTCAATTTAAATAGTGAAATATTCAAGACCATTGGCGAAAAATCGAAAAAAGCATCCCAGGAATTAGCTAAATTATATGGAGAGCCAGAGGTGTTAAAAGGCTACGGAAGACGAAATACCACATTAAATGCCGTGGCGCCAACAACGTCTTCAGCCTTTATTTTAGGGCAAGTATCGCAGGGTATTGAACCCATTTGGTCTAATAGTTATGTAAAGGATATTGCGAAAATTAAAACCACAATTAAAAACCCGTTTTTAGTCGAGCTTTTAGAAGAAAAGGGATTAAATACAAGCGAAATTTGGAAAAGCATTCGCGATTACGATGGTTCCGTGCAGCATTTAGAAGAACTTACAGACCATGAAAAAGAGGTGTTTAAAACCTATTCCGAAATCGATCAAATGACTATTATTTACCAAGCGGCAAATAGACAAAACCATATCGACCAAGGGCAATCTTTAAACATTATGGTGCACCCAGACATGCCAGTTAAAGATATTAATAAGCTTTACGTAACGGCTTGGAAATTGGGCGTAAAATCGCTGTATTACCAACACAGTATGAATGCGGCACAGAAGTTTAAGCAAAAGAAAGAATGCACGAGTTGCGAAGGATAA
- a CDS encoding Na/Pi cotransporter family protein yields MIRKATFFVLLIVIAILLFFNPNFKTISAGVAILLFGMIMLEEGFRVFTKGPLQRILKKATNKLYKSITTGALVTGLIQSSSLVSVITISFVSAELITLAGGIGLIFGSNIGTTATAWLVAGFGLKIKVSTLAMPMLVFGIIFAFQKNTTLKGVGNVLAGLGFFFLGIHYMKEGFDVFKTYFDLSQYAVSGFLGVFIYTGLGIIITTILQSSSATLALILTALAAGQIEYENALALAIGANVGTTITAIIGALGSNIAGRRLAGAHFVFNMTTGLIAIAFIFPLARLVNNLSEVLQIADTNYTLKLALFHTIFNVVGVVVMIPFIKKLEVLLQRVIKEKSDKDIDEPKYLNAAVLKFPGTAISALINESRYLYKNSIFEIVAHALNIHREDIKSSEKIKKIVKKSDIDFKTDVEGLYYTKVKTIYSEIIRYATTAQSDLKLNKKQIKVVSEIKMANRKMVEIIKSVKELNKNITMASASSNKHLQNEYDSFRKKLTKVLRVIYLFRTETDHADYARKLKQLRKEAKANIRQSNTSIDRLIREDLITAKMASSLFNDYANVNDIIDKLIEIAELLYGKKDTLLENKTE; encoded by the coding sequence ATGATTAGAAAAGCAACGTTTTTTGTCCTTTTAATTGTAATAGCGATTCTTCTTTTTTTTAACCCGAATTTTAAAACGATTTCGGCGGGTGTTGCCATTTTACTATTTGGCATGATTATGTTGGAAGAAGGATTTAGGGTTTTTACCAAAGGTCCACTTCAAAGAATATTAAAAAAGGCAACAAACAAGCTTTATAAAAGCATTACTACTGGTGCTTTGGTTACGGGGTTAATTCAGTCTAGCTCGTTGGTTTCGGTAATAACCATTTCGTTTGTCAGTGCAGAGTTAATCACTTTAGCTGGCGGTATAGGATTAATTTTTGGCTCAAATATCGGCACGACAGCCACGGCGTGGTTAGTAGCAGGTTTTGGCCTAAAAATAAAGGTGTCTACTTTGGCAATGCCCATGCTGGTTTTCGGAATTATTTTTGCATTTCAAAAAAACACAACTCTAAAAGGTGTTGGTAATGTTTTAGCGGGCTTGGGCTTTTTCTTTTTGGGAATTCATTATATGAAAGAGGGTTTTGATGTTTTTAAAACCTACTTCGATTTGTCCCAATATGCCGTTTCTGGATTTTTGGGTGTTTTTATTTATACAGGCTTGGGAATTATTATCACTACCATTCTGCAATCAAGTAGCGCCACTTTGGCTTTAATTTTAACGGCGCTTGCCGCTGGACAAATAGAATACGAAAATGCCCTTGCTTTGGCCATTGGAGCCAATGTGGGTACCACCATTACGGCTATTATTGGGGCGTTGGGCTCAAATATTGCTGGCCGAAGATTGGCGGGGGCTCATTTTGTTTTTAATATGACCACAGGGTTAATAGCCATTGCGTTTATCTTTCCGTTGGCTCGATTGGTGAATAATTTGTCCGAGGTTTTACAGATAGCAGACACCAATTACACCTTAAAATTAGCCTTGTTTCATACCATTTTTAATGTTGTGGGCGTGGTGGTCATGATTCCCTTTATTAAAAAACTTGAAGTTTTATTGCAAAGGGTGATAAAAGAAAAATCGGATAAAGATATTGATGAACCAAAATATTTAAACGCCGCCGTATTGAAATTTCCAGGAACCGCTATTTCAGCATTAATTAACGAGTCGAGATATCTTTATAAAAACAGCATTTTCGAAATTGTGGCGCATGCATTAAATATTCATAGGGAAGACATTAAATCCAGTGAAAAAATAAAGAAGATTGTAAAAAAATCCGATATCGATTTTAAAACCGATGTCGAAGGTTTGTACTATACCAAAGTAAAAACCATTTATAGCGAAATTATTAGGTATGCCACCACAGCACAAAGTGATTTAAAACTTAATAAAAAGCAAATAAAGGTGGTTTCTGAAATAAAAATGGCGAACAGAAAAATGGTTGAAATTATAAAAAGCGTAAAAGAGCTGAACAAAAACATTACCATGGCATCGGCATCAAGCAATAAACATTTGCAAAATGAATACGATAGTTTTAGAAAAAAACTAACCAAGGTATTGCGGGTTATCTATTTGTTTAGAACGGAAACAGATCACGCAGACTACGCCCGAAAACTCAAGCAATTAAGAAAAGAAGCAAAAGCAAATATTAGGCAAAGTAACACCTCTATTGATCGATTGATTAGAGAGGATTTAATTACGGCTAAAATGGCGTCGTCGCTTTTTAACGATTATGCCAATGTAAACGATATAATAGACAAGCTCATTGAAATTGCCGAACTGTTATACGGTAAAAAGGACACACTTTTGGAGAATAAAACGGAATAA